The genomic region GGACCTTGCGGCGGTCGTTCGGGTCCTGCACGCGGTAGACCAGCGTGTCCGAGACCATGCGATCGATCATCTTGGTCAGCGTCGGATGGTTGAGCAGCACGGCATCCGCGAGCTCTCCCATCGAATGGCCGTTGCCATCCGACAGGACTTTCAGAATGCGCCACTGCTCGACGGGCACGCCTTCCTTGCTCAACCGCAGTTCGAGCTGCCGGTTGATCTCCCGGTTGGCTTGCGCGAGCAGGTACGCGAGGTGTTCGGTGATCGGGGTGTTCGGTTTTGCCACGGCTAAGACTTTGTCTTGACCCAAATGAGTGAATGTCTTGCAATCGATGCTGCATCTATATGCACTTCAATTCTTGAATATTCAATATTTTCAAAATAGGATATTGCCCAACAATAGGGCGGGTGCCGCGGCCGCCTGCTGAATGAGCTTTCAAGTCTGGTATCAGACAGGAGTTGGCGTGCGCGCGACGGTAAACTTCCCGGCTCACGGCGGTCCGGCGTTACCGCCGTCCTTGCTGTTCAGGAATCTGTCGCCCGCGGCAGCGGATTTCGACCTGTCGCCGGCTGATGCGCATTTCATGAAGCGCCGCGGCGCACACAACAAGCTCCGCATCGGGGGCTTCATTTGCTGCACCGGCTCGCCCGGTGTCTGGGGCCCGTGCGCGACAAGCAGCGCGCAGCTCGCGGTCGCCGAGATCAACAAGCGCGGCGGCATTCTCGGGCGCGAGATCGAGCTTTCGATCTACGATGCCGGCGGGCCGCTCGACGGGATTCTGAGCCGCGCCGAGCAGGCGATCGCTTCCGATGAGATCGACCTCATCGTGGGACTGCATACCAGCGCGGTGCGTGTGGCGCTGCGCAAGGTCACGACCCGCCACCGTATCCCCTACATCTATACGCCCGTCTACGAGGGCGGCGAGCAGACGCCGGGTGTCATGGCGATCGGCGAGACGCCGCGCTGGCAGAGCCGCCCCTCCATCCACTGGCTTGCCGACGTCAAGAAGGCGGCGCGCTGGTACCTGATCGGCAGCGATTATGTCTGGCCCTGGCAGTCGCACCGCGCGGTGAAGCGCTACATCAAGGAGGCCGGCGGCCATGTCGTCGGCG from Bradyrhizobium lupini harbors:
- a CDS encoding MarR family winged helix-turn-helix transcriptional regulator yields the protein MAKPNTPITEHLAYLLAQANREINRQLELRLSKEGVPVEQWRILKVLSDGNGHSMGELADAVLLNHPTLTKMIDRMVSDTLVYRVQDPNDRRKVLMFISDRGKVLSKKLNSLAVDQEEHILESYGDKSTSELKRLLESLIDSSN
- a CDS encoding substrate-binding domain-containing protein; the encoded protein is MRATVNFPAHGGPALPPSLLFRNLSPAAADFDLSPADAHFMKRRGAHNKLRIGGFICCTGSPGVWGPCATSSAQLAVAEINKRGGILGREIELSIYDAGGPLDGILSRAEQAIASDEIDLIVGLHTSAVRVALRKVTTRHRIPYIYTPVYEGGEQTPGVMAIGETPRWQSRPSIHWLADVKKAARWYLIGSDYVWPWQSHRAVKRYIKEAGGHVVGEEFVPLGEDNHEPHLERIRAARPDVVLISLIGTDSITFNRAFGECGLGATTLRLAGAMDETVLLGIGADNSENLFCASGYFPGIGSRANDDFQSRYRAMFGPNGPPIGSLGQSSYEGLRFLEAVANKAGTLAMGPMLAAGRNIVYGGARGPVTVRNGHTRMQMYLAGADGLDFKLIKPI